Proteins found in one Kluyveromyces marxianus DMKU3-1042 DNA, complete genome, chromosome 2 genomic segment:
- the RSM26 gene encoding mitochondrial 37S ribosomal protein mS42 yields the protein MFMNKVFRRGIHTVPRLPGVSRLLESGIPHVMSANTFKATWTDQQQLLCDKLSLASAGTTLESYLPFHLVLHTAKKPYLTNIFNLASALHNNHLFVENILPMEQVTQPSREFLQRVETQYGMPWENFKDEMVRRSEEDVLGQGWLFLVENDAKELHILTVQNNGTPYYFARNQSFDLNSALSLEDMEQFVTMRDLLATDPNVKDWTMPVIAISLWDHAYLKDYGVKGRSQFVRKCLDNLNWSAVNNRLFSKM from the coding sequence ATGTTTATGAATAAGGTGTTTAGAAGAGGTATTCACACTGTTCCTAGGTTGCCGGGCGTCTCTCGGCTCCTAGAATCAGGGATCCCACATGTTATGAGTGCGAACACATTTAAGGCTACCTGGACTGACCAACAGCAACTATTATGTGATAAACTTAGCTTAGCATCTGCTGGCACCACTTTGGAATCATACTTGCCATTCCATTTGGTGCTACACACCGCTAAGAAACCATATCTAACGAACATTTTCAACTTAGCCAGTGCCCTTCACAACAACCACTTGTTTGTGGAAAATATACTACCTATGGAACAAGTTACACAACCATCGCGTGAATTTTTGCAAAGGGTGGAGACCCAGTATGGCATGCCATGGGAAAACTTTAAGGATGAAATGGTCAGGCgttcagaagaagatgtatTGGGACAAGGATGGCTTTTCCTAGTGGAGAATGATGCCAAAGAGTTACATATTCTAACTGTCCAAAATAACGGTACTCCATACTACTTTGCCAGAAATCAATCCTTTGATTTGAACAGCGCCCTTTCTTTAGAAGACATGGAACAGTTTGTCACTATGAGAGACCTTTTAGCTACCGACCCTAACGTCAAGGACTGGACCATGCCAGTTATTGCTATCAGCTTGTGGGACCATGCTTATTTGAAGGACTACGGTGTAAAGGGTAGATCTCAGTTCGTGAGAAAGTGCTTAGACAATTTGAATTGGTCTGCCGTTAACAATAGGCTATTCTCCAAAAtgtaa